One Numenius arquata chromosome 9, bNumArq3.hap1.1, whole genome shotgun sequence DNA window includes the following coding sequences:
- the GMNC gene encoding geminin coiled-coil domain-containing protein 1: MVSALCISVDLEAEKEKLVSLPWGLASTGRPCPEPDFACPWSAPAGVSKETWAAVCAAEPPPHGQDPREPRPPGQFCSPQLGGQDAAWQGDQLSSQLYRNKQLQDTLLQKEEELARLHEENNNLRQYLNSALIKCLEEKAKKLLSCHSQKTCAILKSTKRRLKEDHCFFPQETPHASKARRNLFNEFTACEEQASPGVDSWVLKTLGLKDVNTIDETSANYSALSSDLGKNTYCLSPGEAIDYDQREGAAAAYSCSPVPPANSNTHPCNKDSPFFPQISPAPCVSSSMPSVSSLPAYGLPYLTGNLSPNKTEVAFTTSLSPHRNVRTHTFHQGQAFVRRDDDGGWRFTWVPKQAE, encoded by the exons ATGGTAAGTGCTCTTTGCATTTCTGTCGACCTGGAGGCAGAAAAGGAGAAGCTGGTGTCTTTGCCTTGGGGGCTTGCA AGCACCGGCCGGCCGTGCCCGGAGCCGGACTTCGCCTGCCCCTGGTCCGCCCCCGCCGGGGTTTCCAAGGAGACTTGGGCTGCCGTCTGcgccgcggagccgccgccgcacGGCCAGGACCCGCGGGAGCCTCGGCCGCCCG GCCAGTTCTGCAGCCCGCAGCTCGGTGGGCAGGACGCGGCGTGGCAAGGAGACCAGCTGTCCTCCCAGCTCTACAGAAACAAGCAG CTTCAAGATACTTTGCTTCAGAAGGAAGAGGAACTTGCTAGGttacatgaagaaaataataacCTCCGACAATACCTGAATTCTGCCCTGATTAAATGTTTAGAAGAAAAAGCCAAG aaactcCTATCCTGCCACAGCCAAAAAACCTgtgctattctcaaaagcaccaaGAGGAGATTAAAAGAGGAccactgtttttttcctcaagaaactCCTCATGCTTCCAAAGCTAGAAGGAACCTCTTTAATGAATTCACTGCCTGTGAAGAGCAAGCCAGCCCTGGTGTGGACAGCTGGGTCTTGAAGACTTTAGGATTAAAAGATGTCAACACAATTGATGAAACTTCAGCTAACTACAGTGCCCTGTCCTCAGACCTTGGAAAAAACACATACTGCCTGAGCCCTGGTGAAGCAATAGACTATGACCAGCgtgaaggagcagcagcagcctatAGCTGCAGCCCTGTGCCTCCAGCTAACAGCAATACCCATCCATGCAACAAGgactctcccttctttcctcagaTTTCTCCAGCACCATGTGTCTCCTCATCAATGCCAAGCgtttcctccctcccagcctaTGGGCTGCCCTATTTGACTGGCAATTTGTCACCCAACAAAACAGAAGTGGCATTCACAACGTCTCTAAGTCCTCACCGCAACGTGAGAACGCACACCTTCCACCAAGGACAAGCCTTTGTGCGGAGGGATGATGATGGAGGATGGAGATTCACCTGGGTGCCCAAGCAGGCTGAAT